In Quercus robur chromosome 11, dhQueRobu3.1, whole genome shotgun sequence, the following proteins share a genomic window:
- the LOC126707557 gene encoding tubulin alpha chain has product MRECISIHIGQAGIQVGNACWELYCLEHGIQPDGQMPGDKTVGGGDDAFNTFFSETGAGKHVPRAVFVDLEPTVIDEVRTGTYRQLFHPEQLISGKEDAANNFARGHYTIGKEIVDLCLDRIRKLADNCTGLQGFLVFNAVGGGTGSGLGSLLLERLSVDYGKKSKLGFTVYPSPQVSTSVVEPYNSVLSTHSLLEHTDVAVLLDNEAIYDICRRSLDIERPTYTNLNRLVSQVISSLTASLRFDGALNVDVTEFQTNLVPYPRIHFMLSSYAPVISAEKAYHEQLSVAEITNSAFEPSSMMAKCDPRHGKYMACCLMYRGDVVPKDVNAAVATIKTKRTIQFVDWCPTGFKCGINYQPPTVVPGGDLAKVQRAVCMISNSTSVAEVFSRIDHKFDLMYAKRAFVHWYVGEGMEEGEFSEAREDLAALEKDYEEVGAESAEGEDDEGDEY; this is encoded by the exons ATGAGAGAGTGCATTTCGATCCACATTGGTCAGGCCGGTATTCAGGTCGGAAATGCCTGCTGGGAGCTTTACTGCCTTGAGCATGGCATCCAG CCTGATGGCCAAATGCCAGGTGACAAAACTGTTGGTGGAGGTGACGATGCCTTCAACACCTTTTTCAGTGAAACTGGTGCTGGGAAGCACGTTCCTCGTGCCGTGTTTGTTGACCTTGAGCCCACTGTCATTGATGAAGTGAGGACTGGTACTTACCGCCAGCTCTTTCACCCAGAACAGCTCATCAGCGGCAAGGAAGATGCTGCCAACAACTTTGCCCGTGGCCACTATACCA TTGGCAAGGAGATTGTTGATTTGTGCTTGGACCGTATCAGAAAGCTTGCTGATAACTGCACTGGTCTCCAGGGTTTCCTGGTTTTCAATGCTGTTGGTGGAGGCACTGGTTCTGGGCTTGGTTCCCTTCTCTTGGAGCGTTTGTCTGTTGACTATGGCAAGAAATCAAAATTGGGTTTCACAGTCTACCCTTCTCCACAGGTCTCCACATCTGTTGTTGAACCCTACAACAGTGTCCTCTCCACCCACTCCCTTCTCGAACACACCGATGTGGCTGTACTTTTGGACAATGAGGCAATCTATGATATATGCAGGCGCTCCCTTGACATTGAGCGACCCACCTACACCAACCTCAACCGCCTTGTCTCTCAG GTGATTTCCTCTTTGACTGCCTCTCTAAGGTTTGATGGTGCCCTGAATGTGGATGTGACTGAATTCCAAACCAACTTGGTTCCATACCCCAGAATCCACTTCATGCTTTCCTCATATGCACCAGTCATCTCTGCTGAGAAAGCATACCATGAACAACTCTCAGTGGCTGAAATCACCAACAGTGCTTTTGAGCCCTCATCTATGATGGCCAAGTGTGATCCTCGCCATGGCAAGTACATGGCTTGCTGCCTGATGTACCGTGGTGATGTTGTGCCTAAGGATGTCAATGCTGCTGTTGCTACTATCAAGACCAAGCGTACCATTCAGTTTGTTGATTGGTGCCCCACTGGATTCAAGTGTGGTATTAACTACCAGCCTCCAACTGTTGTTCCCGGAGGTGACCTTGCCAAGGTGCAGAGGGCTGTTTGCATGATCTCAAACTCTACCTCCGTGGCTGAAGTGTTCTCCCGTATTGACCACAAATTTGATCTCATGTATGCCAAGCGTGCTTTTGTGCACTGGTACGTGGGTGAGGGTATGGAGGAAGGAGAATTCTCTGAAGCCCGTGAGGACCTTGCTGCTTTGGAGAAGGATTACGAGGAGGTAGGTGCTGAGTCTGCTGAGGGTGAGGACGATGAAGGTGATGAGTATTAA